One Rhinoraja longicauda isolate Sanriku21f chromosome 21, sRhiLon1.1, whole genome shotgun sequence genomic region harbors:
- the cdip1 gene encoding cell death-inducing p53-target protein 1, which translates to MSEEPPPPYPGGPSAPLLEEKGGQSAPTVSSGYMLHPTAPPATIQSQGYFIPPEVGPPPYEPMAQPGFVPLHTPAEGGMPMLPQGYYPAAGHYPPPGHFVPPGPYVPPPGHYPPHSGQTATVIVPPGAATTVTVLQGEMFQAAPVQTVCPHCQQAITTKITYELGLLNTLFCLFCCFMGCDLGCCLIPCLIDDLKDVMHTCPNCKAYIYTYKRVC; encoded by the exons ATGTCAGAAGAACCACCTCCTCCGTACCCTGGGGGGCCTTCTGCTCCACTGCTTGAAGAGAAGGGAGGACAATCAGCACCAACAG TTTCTTCAGGGTATATGTTGCATCCTACTGCTCCTCCTGCCACCATTCAATCTCAAGGGTATTTTATCCCACCAGAGGTTGGACCACCTCCTTATGAGCCAATGGCACAACCAGGATTTGTACCACTTCATACACCTGCAGAAGGTGGTATGCCAATGCTGCCACAAG GTTACTACCCAGCTGCTGGGCATTACCCACCTCCGGGTCACTTTGTACCCCCAGGTCCCTACGTACCCCCTCCTGGGCACTATCCCCCTCACAGTGGACAAACAGCAACTGTTATAGTTCCCCCTGGTGCAGCAACGACAGTGACCGTACTGCAGGGGGAGATGTTTCAAGCTGCACCTGTGCAGACAGTGTGCCCTCATTGCCAGCAGGCCATCACAACCAAGATCACATATGAACTAGGCTTGCTCAATACTTTATTCTGTCTCTTCTGCTGTTTTATGGG GTGCGATTTGGGCTGCTGCTTAATCCCATGCTTGATAGATGACCTGAAGGATGTGATGCATACTTGTCCAAACTGTAAAgcctatatatatacatacaagcgtGTGTGTTAA